GCCGGGCTCGCCAGGTCCACCGCCGCTCAGTCGTGTCCGCGCCGTCCGGGGCCGGCGGTCCCATCGGCAGCGCCGGATCGGTCACCCCGAACGTCACCCGGTACGCCAGCACCGACGCCGCCGTCCGGATCCACGCGTCGCCCGACGTGCCCGACGGCGGTGCCACCCCCAGCGCGTGGCCGAACCACGCCGGCAGCAGGGCGTTCGAACCCAGCGCGCCGGTGATCCGGGTCCGCAGCCGGACCTGCAGGTCGTGCCACGCGCGTTCGGCGCGTTCCAGCTGCGGCACCACCCGGGCCTCGACCGCGTCGGCTTCGCGCAACGCCAGCCGCGCCTGCTCCGCCGCCTCCACGGCCGCTGGGATCTCCTCGTCCAGCAGCGTCCGGCGCCGTGTCGTCAACGCGCGCAGCCGCGACTCCGCGTCGCCGCGGGCCCGGGACGCGCGGTCCGTCGAAGCCAGGACTTCGATCACGGCCAGCAGGCCGCGGTCGCACTCGGCCTGCGCCGACCGCGCCGAGTCCAGGTGCGCGATCTCCTCCGCGTACCGGGCCCGCTGCTCCTTCGTGACGAGCTCTTTGTGCAGGTCGTCCCAGCGCGCCGCCTCGGCCGCGAGCGCCCGGGTCTCCGCGCCGACGTCGTCGAGGTCGGCCTGCGGCACGCCGTCGGCTACCCGCACCGCGCGCTCCAGGGCCTGGACCTGCTGCTGCAGCCGTTCCAGCTGCCGGCCGAAGAGGTCGAGCCGGTCCTCCTGACGGCCGCCCTCGCCGCGGTCGAGGCGGTCGGTCAGGGCGTCGACGTTCTGCCGCAAGCGATCGTCGGTCTCCTCCACCGCCGCGCGCAGCCCGTCGACCGCCGCGAACAGCTCGTCGAGGTCGCGGCGCGCCTGTTCGGCGGGCTCCGCGTAGTAGTCCTGCGAGAACTCGGGATCTTCGCCGTAGGTCGCGTAGCCGTGGCTCATGGGATCCGGCTTTCCCGCCACAGCAGCGCGCACGTGCCCGCCACGCCCACCGCCGTCAGGCTCGTGAAGACGGCGGCCGCGGACCACGGGACCAGCGCCAGGACCAGCAGCCCCGCCGTGACGCCGCCCGCCCACGCGCCCCGCCGCCGCTCACGGATGACGTCGGCGACGCGGCGGACCGGGCCGAAGCCGATCCACAGGCCCGCGGCGAACAGCGGGACCAGCGCGAACAGCCACAGCGGCGAAAGCACCTCGAACAGCACCAGCGCCCCGGCGACCAGCGGCACCAGCACAGGCGCGGCCGCGAAATACACGACCGCGCGCTGCGTCGCCGCGTGCCGGGACTCGAGCTCGGCGTTGGCGAGCCGGTGCCTGGCCTCGTCGAACGCCAGCTCCGCGTCGAGCAGCCGGTGGGCGGTCGCGACGAGCTCGTCCATCGTCGCGACGTCCCCGGGCGGGGTCGCCAGCCCGTCCCGCAGCTCCCGCTTGAGCCGGGCGACGCGCCCTTCCGCCAGGTCGCGGTCGTGCTGGGCCGGAGTCGTCACGCGGACACTTTAAGTGCCGCGGCCATCACCACCGGCCAACTCGGCCGGTGAGTCGTCACAGGTCGCCGAGAGCGGTGACCGGTGATTCGACGCAGTCCGCGACGAACCGCAGGAACCCACCCGCCGTGCCGCCGTCGCAGACGCGGTGGTCGAAGGCCAGCGTCAGCTCGCAGATCTTCCGGGCGACCAGGGCGCCGTCGACGACCCACGGCCGGTCGATGATCCGGCCGATGCCGAGGATCGCCGCCTCGGGGTGGTTGATGATCGCGGCCGAGCCGTCGACGCCGAAGACGCCGTAGTTGTTGACGGTGAAGGTGCCGCCGGTGAGGTCCGCGGGCGCGAGCTTGCCGTCCCGCGCGGTGCGGGCGCGGTCGCCGATCGCCGCCGACAGCTCCCGGGTGGACAGCTCGCCCGCGTCCCGCACGACCGGCACCACCAGGCCGCGATCGGTCTGCGCGGCGAAGCCGAGGTGGATCTTGTCGAGCAGCACGATCTCGTCGCCTTCGACGCGCGAGTTCAGCTCCGGGAACTTGCGCAGCCCCGCGACGGTGAACCGCGCGATCAGCCCGAGCAGGCTGACCGGCTGGTCCGTCTTCGTGTTGAGGGTCGCGCGGGCGGCGACCAGCTCGGTCGCGTCGACGTCCACCCACACCGTGGCCTCGGGGATTTCGCGCCGGGAGGCGGTGAGCTTGTCCGCGACGGCCTTGCGCACGCCGGTCAGCGGGATGCGCTTGCCCTTCGCGACGGGCTTCTTCAGCGCCGCCTCGACGTCGGCGCGGCGGATGATGCCGTCCGCACCGGTGGCGGTGACCTTCGCGAGGTCGATCCCGTTGTCGGCGGCCAGTTTCCGGACGAACGGCGAGATCACGCCGGGTGCCTTCACCTTGGGAACGGGCGCTTCGACGCGGCGGACGCGCTTGCGCCGGGTCGCGGGCGCGGTGCCGTACCCGATCAGGACGTTCCCGCTGCCGGCAGACGTAGAAGACACTGCGACCCCGGGTTCGGCGAACCCGCCGACGCTCAGCAGCGGCGCGCCGACCGGCAGCAGCTGCCCCGGCTCGCCGTGCAGCGCCGACACCACGCCGGCGAACGGCACCGGCACCTCGACCGCCGCCTTCGCCGTCTCGACCTCGACGACGATCTGGTCGACGCCGACGGTGTCGCCGACCTTGACCCGCCAGTCCACGATCGCCGCCTCGGTCAGGCCTTCGCCGAGGTCCGGCAGCAGGAAGTCAGGCACCGGCCACCACCGGGGTGTCGTCCCACTGCAGGCGGGCGATGGTGTCGAGGATCCGGTCGACGTCCGGCAGCTGGTGGCGCTCGAGCTTCGGCGCCGGGTACGGGATGTCGAGGCCGGTCACCCGCAGCACGGGCGCGTGCAGCTGGTGGAAGCACTGCTCGGTGACGCGCGCGACGACCTCGGCGCCGTAACCGCCGAAGCCCGCGGCTTCGTGCACGACGACGGCGCGTCCGGTGTGGCGCACGGAGGCCGTCACGGTTTCGTCGTCGAACGGGGACAGCGAACGCAGGTCGACGACCTCGACGTCCCAGCCCTCGGCCGTCGCGGCCTCGGCGGTTTCCATCGCGGTGGCGACCATCGGGCCGTACGCGATGAGCGTGACGTCCTTGCCGGGACGCCGGATCACGGCCTGGTCCATGGCCGGGCCGGAGCGGGTGAAGGTGACGTCCTCGGCCGACCAGTAGCGGCACTTCGGCTCGAGGAAGATCACCGGGTCGGGTGACTCGATGGCGTCGCGAAGGAGGTCGTACGCGTCCTGCGCGGTGCCCGGCGTGACGACGCGCAGGCCCGCCGTGTGCGTGTAGTAGGCCTCGCTGGAGTCGCAGTGGTGCTCGACGCCGCCGATGCCGCCGGCGTAGGGGATGCGGATCACCATGGGCAGCGAAAGCGCGCCACGCGTGCGGTTGCGCAGCTTCGCCACGTGCGAGGTGATCTGCTCGAACGCCGGGTAGGCGAAGGCGTCGAACTGCATCTCGACGACCGGGCGGAACCCGCCCATCGCCATCCCGACGGCGAACCCGACGATGCCGGACTCCGCCAGCGGCGTGTCGAAGCAGCGGTCCTCGCCGAAGTCGGCGGTGATGCCGTCGGTGACCCGGAAGACCCCGCCGAGCGTGCCGACGTCCTCGCCGAAGACGAGCACGCGATCGTCGTCCTTGAGCGCGTCCCGCAGGGCCGCGTTGAGCGCCTGCGCCATCGTGGTCGTCATCAGGCCTCCAGTTCCGCGTGCACCATCGCCCGCTGGGCTTCGAGCTGGCGGGTCGGTTCGGCGTAGACGTGGTCGAACAGCGACATCGGGTCGAGCTCGGGCTCGGCGTTCAGGGCGTCGCGGACGGACTGGGCGAACGTCTCGGCGTCGGCCTTGAACTGCTCGATTTCGTTTTCCTGCAAGGCTTTCCGGCCCTTGAGGTAGGTCTCGAG
This window of the Amycolatopsis balhimycina FH 1894 genome carries:
- a CDS encoding alpha-ketoacid dehydrogenase subunit beta, with amino-acid sequence MTTTMAQALNAALRDALKDDDRVLVFGEDVGTLGGVFRVTDGITADFGEDRCFDTPLAESGIVGFAVGMAMGGFRPVVEMQFDAFAYPAFEQITSHVAKLRNRTRGALSLPMVIRIPYAGGIGGVEHHCDSSEAYYTHTAGLRVVTPGTAQDAYDLLRDAIESPDPVIFLEPKCRYWSAEDVTFTRSGPAMDQAVIRRPGKDVTLIAYGPMVATAMETAEAATAEGWDVEVVDLRSLSPFDDETVTASVRHTGRAVVVHEAAGFGGYGAEVVARVTEQCFHQLHAPVLRVTGLDIPYPAPKLERHQLPDVDRILDTIARLQWDDTPVVAGA
- a CDS encoding dihydrolipoamide acetyltransferase family protein; this encodes MPDFLLPDLGEGLTEAAIVDWRVKVGDTVGVDQIVVEVETAKAAVEVPVPFAGVVSALHGEPGQLLPVGAPLLSVGGFAEPGVAVSSTSAGSGNVLIGYGTAPATRRKRVRRVEAPVPKVKAPGVISPFVRKLAADNGIDLAKVTATGADGIIRRADVEAALKKPVAKGKRIPLTGVRKAVADKLTASRREIPEATVWVDVDATELVAARATLNTKTDQPVSLLGLIARFTVAGLRKFPELNSRVEGDEIVLLDKIHLGFAAQTDRGLVVPVVRDAGELSTRELSAAIGDRARTARDGKLAPADLTGGTFTVNNYGVFGVDGSAAIINHPEAAILGIGRIIDRPWVVDGALVARKICELTLAFDHRVCDGGTAGGFLRFVADCVESPVTALGDL